A part of Myxococcus landrumus genomic DNA contains:
- a CDS encoding HK97 family phage prohead protease, whose product MTAASPSTAGELPVFQACDTEVDRDGDRMLPGALKLEEFAGNPILYWDHGHKHGRLPVGTCRVWEEGGLHFMEPRISDATQESRDVKALVADGTIRACSIGYLTRRARPNATGGEDVLDAELVEVSLTGIPAKPKALRVKSMTPEEMAKSWKQLVEDMAETKTLVKALHAKAIPPEAEADTDEPAEEPTPTEGKSTEDELEEAPDGEEATVAKFFRSFTTK is encoded by the coding sequence ATGACAGCAGCCTCTCCGTCCACCGCCGGAGAGCTGCCTGTCTTCCAGGCGTGCGACACCGAAGTCGACCGCGACGGCGACCGAATGCTCCCCGGTGCGCTGAAGCTGGAGGAGTTCGCAGGCAATCCCATCCTCTACTGGGACCACGGGCACAAGCACGGCCGCCTTCCGGTTGGCACCTGCCGAGTCTGGGAAGAGGGCGGGCTGCACTTCATGGAGCCGCGCATCTCGGACGCCACGCAAGAGTCGCGAGACGTGAAGGCGCTGGTGGCCGACGGGACCATCCGCGCCTGCAGCATTGGGTACCTGACGCGGAGAGCTCGGCCCAATGCAACTGGTGGAGAGGATGTCCTCGACGCAGAGCTGGTCGAGGTGTCCCTCACTGGCATTCCCGCCAAACCCAAAGCCCTGAGAGTGAAGAGCATGACGCCCGAGGAGATGGCGAAGTCCTGGAAGCAGCTCGTCGAGGACATGGCCGAGACGAAGACGCTGGTGAAGGCGCTGCACGCGAAGGCGATTCCGCCCGAGGCGGAGGCAGACACCGACGAGCCCGCGGAGGAGCCCACCCCGACTGAGGGGAAGTCCACTGAGGACGAGCTCGAGGAGGCGCCGGACGGCGAGGAAGCCACGGTGGCGAAGTTCTTCCGGAGCTTCACCACCAAGTAG
- a CDS encoding phage portal protein, translated as MASLVRRAFQALGLLPVHQGPIVRILPVPSFSPRRGSREVLLAYREIAWLRTVVDTVAEATATPTWKVYKRTRPNGLSRDDRRLKSSDKAVRTKAMKEAAEAGDLVDLPDHELLRLLEAPHPRYPGRAYLKLGQVHVDLVGEVFLWLQRSDDGRVAGWVIVPPSRIMMTPTPGNPFFFINYNLFSGTVPEADVLWFKHLDPENPEDRGSGAGMSLGDELDTTEAISRATKATFERGGVPSAIVGVDSKGGAADELDDAVDDLRKEFESQFSGPENAGRMWFTRGTASIAEVRVSFRELQTEELKKGLLDYIRQTYNVPPELVGDLSSSNRSTAEDAKYTLADFAVLPRLEFWRTWLQHCLVPLVDRDAILDYEDPRPQHWERVFRLMTTPPTQAFTWNEVRVLAGYQPDPALAGRRPLPLPGQGGGGINPESAAANATPSPPRDRSGEEGRI; from the coding sequence ATGGCATCCCTCGTCCGCCGCGCCTTCCAAGCCCTCGGGCTACTCCCAGTCCATCAGGGCCCCATCGTCCGCATTCTCCCGGTCCCGAGTTTCAGCCCACGGCGGGGTAGCCGGGAGGTGCTACTCGCGTACCGTGAGATTGCCTGGCTGCGCACCGTGGTTGACACCGTGGCCGAGGCCACCGCAACCCCAACGTGGAAGGTCTACAAGCGCACCCGGCCGAACGGACTGAGCCGGGATGACAGGCGCCTGAAGTCGAGCGACAAGGCAGTGCGTACCAAGGCGATGAAGGAAGCAGCGGAGGCTGGAGATCTCGTAGATCTTCCGGACCATGAGCTGCTTCGGCTGCTGGAAGCGCCGCACCCACGCTACCCGGGCCGCGCATACTTGAAGCTCGGCCAGGTCCACGTTGATCTCGTGGGAGAGGTCTTCCTCTGGCTACAGCGTTCGGACGATGGACGCGTGGCTGGCTGGGTCATCGTCCCTCCCAGTCGCATCATGATGACCCCCACGCCCGGCAATCCCTTCTTCTTCATCAACTACAATCTATTCAGTGGCACGGTGCCAGAGGCGGATGTTCTCTGGTTCAAGCACCTCGACCCCGAGAATCCGGAGGACCGCGGCTCCGGCGCTGGCATGTCTCTGGGTGACGAGCTCGACACCACAGAGGCAATCTCCCGAGCGACCAAGGCCACCTTCGAGCGAGGGGGCGTTCCATCAGCCATCGTGGGTGTGGACAGCAAGGGCGGTGCCGCAGATGAATTGGACGACGCCGTGGACGACTTGCGGAAGGAATTCGAGTCCCAGTTCTCTGGACCGGAGAACGCCGGGCGGATGTGGTTCACGCGCGGAACCGCAAGCATCGCTGAGGTGCGGGTGTCCTTCCGGGAGCTCCAGACGGAGGAGCTCAAGAAGGGCCTGCTCGACTACATCCGACAAACCTACAACGTGCCACCGGAGCTCGTGGGAGACCTCTCGTCTAGCAACCGCTCCACAGCCGAGGACGCGAAGTACACCCTGGCCGACTTCGCCGTGCTGCCGCGCCTGGAGTTCTGGCGCACGTGGCTGCAGCACTGCCTCGTGCCGCTCGTCGACCGGGACGCAATCCTCGACTACGAGGACCCGCGCCCGCAGCACTGGGAGCGCGTCTTCCGCCTCATGACGACGCCACCAACCCAGGCGTTCACATGGAACGAGGTGCGTGTCCTGGCCGGGTATCAGCCAGACCCGGCGCTCGCTGGTCGGCGCCCGTTGCCGCTACCGGGACAAGGCGGGGGCGGCATCAACCCCGAGAGCGCCGCTGCGAACGCAACTCCCTCCCCACCGCGAGACAGGAGCGGCGAGGAGGGCCGCATCTAA